AGAGCCGTAGACTCGGCCCCGCCACCTGTGGCGTACACCTCCGCCAGCGCGGGATCGGATTGTGCAGCGGCTGCCCGTGCACCGGGGGCCAGTGTGAAGAGCCCGAGGAAGTCGCCACCGCCCTCATCAATGTCGAGCAACGCGCGCACTTCGCGCGCCACAAGTGGTGCGTCGGCGTCGAGCGCGGCGAGGCGCGCCATGCGCGCGGGCACGGGCAGCTCGGACAGCTCTCCGAACAGCGAGGCCACCTGCGCCAGCGTACTCTGGGCGTCCGTGGAGGTCATGTGAGGACCGCCGTGATGGCGGCATCAGGCGACAACGCCCGTCCCTCCAAGTAGTGCGCGTCATACGTCACAGCGCCGAGTGCGGAGCGCGCCTGCGATTCATACTGCGCGCGGAGCGGTGCAGCGAACGCCGGCATGGCAATGCCAATGCGTCGGCGCCAGGCATCCACCGCGCCCAGCAATCGCGCCGTCTGCACGAACTGCGCACGCGCCACCGTGACGCCGCACAGGCCATCGAGATCGAGCGCCAGCCCCCAACCATCCAGCAACTCATAGTGCATGGAGTAGGAGCGACGGAAGTTCTGTTCTGCCTCGTCGATGCGTCTTTCGAGCAGATTGATCGTACCAAGGAAGGCCTCGGCGTGCGCGCTGCTCGTGGTGTGCCCGATCTCGTATCCGATGCGACAGTTGATCTCCTGCATCTCGCGGGCCGTGCGCATGTCGCCGCGGGCCACGGCCAGCAGACCACGCCACGACGTGGTGACCGTGTGCACGATGGATGGCGGATAGGGCAGCACCGTTTGCCAGGCGCGCTCGGCAACCTGCCAGCCTTCCTCGAGCTTGCCACGCATGAGGCACACCGCCGCGTACCACGCGTCCACCCAGACACGCGCCAGCACGTCGTGGCTGTCCATGCGCAGCTGCCGCGCATCGGTGAGAGCCGCCGCCGCGCTCTCCCAGGAGCCGGACGCCAAACCCAGCAGACCAAGTGTGGTCAGCGCCTCGGCGCGAAGCGATGGCGAACAGGCCGTGCCGCGAGCCAGCGCGCGAACGGTAAAGTCGCTGAGCTCTCCGTAGCGCGCCGTGCCCACCCACGCCGCCGACGAGTGCCAGTACCAGAACAGCGCCGCCGCGAAGCGCAATGCGAGCTCCGCGCGATCCGGCGGACCAACCACCTCGTCCACCGTCCAGTTGACGGCAGACCGGAAGTTGTCGTTCTCGACAATGATGCGCGCCATCAGTCCCGGTGTGTGCTCTCCACCCACGAACTTCGGCGCCATCTCTTCGGCGAGCGCCAGATAGGCGCGCGCATGGCGTTCGCGCGCGAGTGCCAATTCTCCGGCTTCGTCCAGTCGCTCCATGGCATACTGCCGCACGGTCTCGAGCAGCCGGAAGCGCGGAATGTCACGTACCTCGTAGGCCACCACCAGCGACTTGTCCACTAGCGAGAGCACGCTTTCCTGCACCGCGTCTGCCGTGAGAATGGGCCAGTGATCGGCCGCGGCATCGTCACTCTCCGGCGCTCCACCCGCCACCGATGCAGCAAAGTCCAGACGGAAGCCACCCGTGAAGACGGACAGCCGGCGCAGTACGATGCGGTCGCGCAGTTCGAGCAGATCGTGACTCCACTCCATCGTACCACGCAGGGTGCGCTGGCGTGGCAGCGCCGTTCGTGATCCGGAGGAGAGCAACTGGAAGACATCGCTCAACCGGGCACGGATCTCCGGCACCGGCATGGCGCGGACCCGCGCGGCCGCCAACTCGATGGCCAGCGGCATGCCATCGAGTCGCGCGCAGATCTCATCCACGATCGGTTGCAGATCCGGCGTGAGCTCGAACGAGGCCTGCGCGGCCCGCGCACGCTGCGCGAACAGCGAACGCGCATCGGTCTCGTTGAGACCTGGCGTCGACCAGGCATGCTCGCCACCCACATTGAGCACTTCACGGCTGGTGGCCAGCACATGCACCGCCGGACACGCCGCCAGCAGCCCATCGACCAGCGAGGCCACACCATCCAACACGTGCTCGCAGTTGTCCACCACCAGAAGCAGCGGCTCCCGTCCAATCACCTGTCGAATGATATCGAGCTGTGAGCCATCGCTGCGCTCCGGCGCTCGCAGGGTGGCCGCCACCTGCGTACCGACAAGCGCGCCGTCGGTGATGCCCGTGAGGTCCACCCAGGCACAGCGCCCGTCGGCAAACCGGTCGGTGGCCAGACAGCGGCTGGCCACCGCCGCCGCGAGCCGGGTCTTGCCGCTGCCGCCGGCCCCGGTCACGGTCACCAAACGCTCAGCGTGCACCAGCCTGGCCAACTCCTCGACATCGCGCTCGCGGCCAAGAAACGTGGTGAGGTGAGAAGGCGGCGGCGTAAAGCGCGTCCACGTGCGCTGCGTGGACACCGCAAGGGCGCGACCTTCGCGCAACGCCTGCTCCACCGCAAGCGCCGACGTGGGACGCCGACGCGGATCCTTGTCGAGCAGATGCTGCACGAGCGTCGCGAGTGCGGCCGGTACTGCCGGCACCCGATCGGTCAGTGGTGTCGGGTCCGTGTGCAGCACAGCATGCATGAGACTGGCCATCGAATCGCCGGTGAACGGACGTTGTCCGCTCAGGCACTCGTAGATGGTCACGCCCAAGGCCCAGAGATCGGCGGCCGAATCGGCGCGCTCTCCCCGTAGCTGTTCGGGCGCGAGGTAGGCCAGCGTGCCCTGCACGGAGCCGCTGCGCGTGGCCTCGTGGCCGGGCAGACTGGCAATGCCGAAGTCCGCCAGGCGCACGCGCCCCCAGGCATCGAACAACACG
This region of Gemmatimonas sp. UBA7669 genomic DNA includes:
- a CDS encoding protein kinase domain-containing protein, translated to MSTTSHPSPHDPVAALPEVASLFGELAELPAAERATRLRVLDLEAPDVARELRALLDIDADRHDFLGLFTFALTGATRDDASAGVTRGGATWTTPEPVATLAPSVQVGPYRLLRELGRGGMGSVWLARDHRLARDVALKFLPGTARIHDEGDTPNRSTRALQRTRFLVEARAAAAIDHPHVASVYDIGADAAGQLFIAMAYCAGGSLAHRLQSGALSVDDSVEVATQVAAALHAAHQQGVVHRDVKPANVLFDAWGRVRLADFGIASLPGHEATRSGSVQGTLAYLAPEQLRGERADSAADLWALGVTIYECLSGQRPFTGDSMASLMHAVLHTDPTPLTDRVPAVPAALATLVQHLLDKDPRRRPTSALAVEQALREGRALAVSTQRTWTRFTPPPSHLTTFLGRERDVEELARLVHAERLVTVTGAGGSGKTRLAAAVASRCLATDRFADGRCAWVDLTGITDGALVGTQVAATLRAPERSDGSQLDIIRQVIGREPLLLVVDNCEHVLDGVASLVDGLLAACPAVHVLATSREVLNVGGEHAWSTPGLNETDARSLFAQRARAAQASFELTPDLQPIVDEICARLDGMPLAIELAAARVRAMPVPEIRARLSDVFQLLSSGSRTALPRQRTLRGTMEWSHDLLELRDRIVLRRLSVFTGGFRLDFAASVAGGAPESDDAAADHWPILTADAVQESVLSLVDKSLVVAYEVRDIPRFRLLETVRQYAMERLDEAGELALARERHARAYLALAEEMAPKFVGGEHTPGLMARIIVENDNFRSAVNWTVDEVVGPPDRAELALRFAAALFWYWHSSAAWVGTARYGELSDFTVRALARGTACSPSLRAEALTTLGLLGLASGSWESAAAALTDARQLRMDSHDVLARVWVDAWYAAVCLMRGKLEEGWQVAERAWQTVLPYPPSIVHTVTTSWRGLLAVARGDMRTAREMQEINCRIGYEIGHTTSSAHAEAFLGTINLLERRIDEAEQNFRRSYSMHYELLDGWGLALDLDGLCGVTVARAQFVQTARLLGAVDAWRRRIGIAMPAFAAPLRAQYESQARSALGAVTYDAHYLEGRALSPDAAITAVLT